The Mytilus galloprovincialis chromosome 2, xbMytGall1.hap1.1, whole genome shotgun sequence genome has a window encoding:
- the LOC143064941 gene encoding methyltransferase-like protein 27, whose protein sequence is MNDKEYNNHETHLFNTQLSSDQVADYYDRWAENGRYDEEIKNTLKAPEITAKTTITLYDQSVRPSIEILDIGAGTGLVAEMLRKSGFQKIDALDPSKGMLEKAKEKNLYRNYVCELLTKETFKNANGLYDCIVCSGSFCPGHIPAEALHEFIRLTKKGGHVVIAMRDEWEAPGYSDSIKTRMRQLIDDGKWVKTHEELYNHYFDKAGVVYVFQVA, encoded by the exons ATGAATG ACAAAGAGTACAACAATCACGAAACCCATTTGTTTAATACACAGTTGTCTTCGGATCAAGTTGCTGATTACTACGACAGGTGGGCTGAAAATGGACGATACGATGAG GAAATAAAGAATACTTTAAAAGCTCCAGAAATAACTGCTAAGACAACAATTACACTGTACGACCAATCAGTTCGACCGAGTATAGAAATATTGGATATAGGAGCTGGGACCGGTTTGGTGGCAGAGATG cTCCGTAAGTCTGGTTTCCAGAAGATCGACGCACTTGATCCATCAAAGGGAATGCTAGAAAAGGCAAAGGAAAAGAATCTGTATCGCAATTATGTTTGTGAATTATTGACTAAAGAAACTTTTAAAAACGCAAATG GTTTATACGATTGTATAGTGTGTTCCGGCTCGTTTTGTCCTGGTCATATCCCAGCTGAGGCCCTTCATGAGTTTATACGCCTGACGAAAAAAG GTGGCCATGTTGTTATTGCAATGAGAGATGAATGGGAAGCGCCTGGATACTCCGATTCCATTAAAACACGTATGAGACAACTGATAGATGATGGAAAGTGGGTGAAAACTCATGAAGAACTATACAATCATTATTTTGATAAAGCTGGTGTAGTTTATGTATTTCAAGTAGCATAG